The Myxocyprinus asiaticus isolate MX2 ecotype Aquarium Trade chromosome 31, UBuf_Myxa_2, whole genome shotgun sequence genome has a segment encoding these proteins:
- the LOC127422657 gene encoding tissue factor pathway inhibitor-like isoform X2 yields MAQVWFTASFVGVLCFLSVLNACTWDSNTELEQGLNPRSFDDGAAYLAHLPNISDAEACQQACCDNEDCQLALIGTPEDGKPECILISCLKDGKDVCVLMPSTQFKVYRKTQVTSADDERQNEADVRAVNTTDHCLLPSVVGNCRAALPRFYYDVTNQTCKQFLYGGCGGNDNNFVTQEACETSCNGVTADEPKALREMTSDEFQEKCQVAAQTGFCKASIRRFYYNNGACEPFVYGGCGGNKNNYETKEKCMTTCTVRIIPSNKKESDIPTTPNRIYSYQDACVVPSESGPCRAAFRMYYFEASSQSCKPFIYGGCRGNQNRYSSEKECLSACAGKDGRFDEHGHHNDRSRWTPAFFLVATLAIMSALLLVGLILIAVRRNSHRSVLILDDKEELLPVEEMFFDQPPKAVSN; encoded by the exons ATGGCTCAGGTGTGGTTTACAGCCTCCTTCGTTGGGGTTCTCTGTTTTCTCTCGGTTTTAAATGCGTGTACATGGGACTCAAACACGGAGCTGGAGCAAGGCCTGAACCCTAGATCATTTGATGACGGCGCGGCTTACCTGGCTCACCTGCCGAACATCTCAGACGCAGAAGCGTGTCAACAAGCTTGTTGTGACAACGAAGACTGCCAGCTCGCTCTCATCGGGACTCCAGAGGACGGAAAGCCAGAGTGCATTCTGATCAGCTGTTTGAAAGATGGCAAAGACGTGTGTGTTTTGATGCCAAGCACACAGTTCAAGGTGTACCGCAAAACCCAGGTTACTTCTGCTGACGATGAGCGCCAAAACGAGGCTGATGTTCGCGCTGTAAACACGACAG ATCACTGTCTTCTGCCAAGTGTGGTGGGAAATTGTCGCGCTGCCCTCCCACGATTCTATTATGATGTCACCAACCAGACATGCAAGCAGTTCCTGTATGGCGGCTGTGGGGGCAACGATAATAACTTTGTGACCCAGGAGGCGTGTGAGACATCCTGTAATGGGGTGACAG CTGACGAACCCAAGGCTCTTCGAGAGATGACATCAGACGAATTTCAAG AGAAGTGTCAGGTTGCTGCACAGACTGGGTTCTGCAAGGCTTCCATCAGACGCTTTTACTACAACAATGGCGCCTGTGAGCCATTTGTCTATGGAGGGTGCGGTGGCAACAAGAACAATTATGAAACCAAGGAGAAATGCATGACAACCTGCACAG TGAGGATTATTCCCAGCAACAAGAAGGAATCTGACATCCCCACCACACCTAACAGAATCTACTCTTACCAAG ATGCCTGTGTTGTGCCATCTGAATCTGGTCCATGCCGTGCAGCCTTCCGTATGTATTACTTCGAGGCCAGCTCTCAGTCCTGTAAGCCCTTCATCTATGGAGGCTGCAGAGGAAACCAAAACCGCTACAGCAGTGAGAAAGAGTGCCTGTCAGCTTGTGCTGGGAAAGATG GGCGTTTTGATGAACATGGACACCACAATGATCGTAGCCGTTGGACTCCGG CCTTCTTCCTAGTGGCTACCCTGGCCATCATGTCCGCCCTACTGCTGGTAGGTTTGATCCTGATTGCAGTGCGCAGGAACTCACACAGGAGTGTCCTTATATTGGATGATAAGGAGGAGTTGCTGCCTGTGGAGGAGATGTTTTTTGACCAACCACCCAAAGCAGTTTCAAACTAA
- the LOC127422657 gene encoding tissue factor pathway inhibitor-like isoform X1, whose product MAQVWFTASFVGVLCFLSVLNACTWDSNTELEQGLNPRSFDDGAAYLAHLPNISDAEACQQACCDNEDCQLALIGTPEDGKPECILISCLKDGKDVCVLMPSTQFKVYRKTQVTSADDERQNEADVRAVNTTDHCLLPSVVGNCRAALPRFYYDVTNQTCKQFLYGGCGGNDNNFVTQEACETSCNGVTATVLSDSHVVSQRSRMSVPENNNADEPKALREMTSDEFQEKCQVAAQTGFCKASIRRFYYNNGACEPFVYGGCGGNKNNYETKEKCMTTCTVRIIPSNKKESDIPTTPNRIYSYQDACVVPSESGPCRAAFRMYYFEASSQSCKPFIYGGCRGNQNRYSSEKECLSACAGKDGRFDEHGHHNDRSRWTPAFFLVATLAIMSALLLVGLILIAVRRNSHRSVLILDDKEELLPVEEMFFDQPPKAVSN is encoded by the exons ATGGCTCAGGTGTGGTTTACAGCCTCCTTCGTTGGGGTTCTCTGTTTTCTCTCGGTTTTAAATGCGTGTACATGGGACTCAAACACGGAGCTGGAGCAAGGCCTGAACCCTAGATCATTTGATGACGGCGCGGCTTACCTGGCTCACCTGCCGAACATCTCAGACGCAGAAGCGTGTCAACAAGCTTGTTGTGACAACGAAGACTGCCAGCTCGCTCTCATCGGGACTCCAGAGGACGGAAAGCCAGAGTGCATTCTGATCAGCTGTTTGAAAGATGGCAAAGACGTGTGTGTTTTGATGCCAAGCACACAGTTCAAGGTGTACCGCAAAACCCAGGTTACTTCTGCTGACGATGAGCGCCAAAACGAGGCTGATGTTCGCGCTGTAAACACGACAG ATCACTGTCTTCTGCCAAGTGTGGTGGGAAATTGTCGCGCTGCCCTCCCACGATTCTATTATGATGTCACCAACCAGACATGCAAGCAGTTCCTGTATGGCGGCTGTGGGGGCAACGATAATAACTTTGTGACCCAGGAGGCGTGTGAGACATCCTGTAATGGGGTGACAG CTACTGTGCTCAGTGACTCTCACGTTGTCTCTCAACGCAGCCGTATGTCTGTCCCAGAAAACAACAATG CTGACGAACCCAAGGCTCTTCGAGAGATGACATCAGACGAATTTCAAG AGAAGTGTCAGGTTGCTGCACAGACTGGGTTCTGCAAGGCTTCCATCAGACGCTTTTACTACAACAATGGCGCCTGTGAGCCATTTGTCTATGGAGGGTGCGGTGGCAACAAGAACAATTATGAAACCAAGGAGAAATGCATGACAACCTGCACAG TGAGGATTATTCCCAGCAACAAGAAGGAATCTGACATCCCCACCACACCTAACAGAATCTACTCTTACCAAG ATGCCTGTGTTGTGCCATCTGAATCTGGTCCATGCCGTGCAGCCTTCCGTATGTATTACTTCGAGGCCAGCTCTCAGTCCTGTAAGCCCTTCATCTATGGAGGCTGCAGAGGAAACCAAAACCGCTACAGCAGTGAGAAAGAGTGCCTGTCAGCTTGTGCTGGGAAAGATG GGCGTTTTGATGAACATGGACACCACAATGATCGTAGCCGTTGGACTCCGG CCTTCTTCCTAGTGGCTACCCTGGCCATCATGTCCGCCCTACTGCTGGTAGGTTTGATCCTGATTGCAGTGCGCAGGAACTCACACAGGAGTGTCCTTATATTGGATGATAAGGAGGAGTTGCTGCCTGTGGAGGAGATGTTTTTTGACCAACCACCCAAAGCAGTTTCAAACTAA